The following are from one region of the Salvia hispanica cultivar TCC Black 2014 chromosome 1, UniMelb_Shisp_WGS_1.0, whole genome shotgun sequence genome:
- the LOC125201809 gene encoding protein NDR1-like has translation MTDSGAGGGCCRCCCSFIITSGLTALFMWLSLRTSNPTLSIESLYAAALNASDTSPAARGNRTVFLDVKLANGMKDKGVHYANTTLTLSFYRRNSSSSFSDDTDLIAVGDYAWPGFYQGHKKSARRRALVGAAGVPWAEARDAISAGGEGVGFRVRVATRVKFKIMFWYTKRERLEVAGDVQVDATGGKVGKKGVKLKSAAAEVRRGWVAVVIFGLYVVLLC, from the coding sequence ATGACAGACTCCGGCGCCGGCGGCGGGTGCTGCCGCTGCTGCTGCAGCTTCATCATCACCTCCGGCCTCACCGCCCTCTTCATGTGGCTCAGCCTCCGGACCTCCAACCCGACCCTCTCCATCGAAAGCCTCTACGCCGCCGCCCTCAACGCCTCCGACACCTCCCCCGCCGCCCGGGGCAACCGCACCGTGTTCCTCGACGTCAAGCTCGCCAACGGCATGAAGGACAAGGGCGTCCACTACGCCAACACCACTCTAACCCTATCATTCTACCGCCGcaactcttcttcttctttctccgATGATACTGATTTGATCGCCGTCGGCGACTACGCGTGGCCGGGGTTCTACCAGGGCCACAAGAAGAGCGCGCGGCGCCGCGCCCTGGTGGGCGCGGCGGGGGTGCCGTGGGCCGAGGCCCGGGACGCGATCTCCGCGGGCGGGGAGGGGGTGGGGTTTCGGGTGAGGGTGGCGACGAGGGTCAAGTTCAAGATCATGTTTTGGTATACTAAGAGGGAGAGGCTGGAGGTTGCCGGAGATGTTCAAGTCGACGCCACCGGTGGGAAGGTCGGCAAGAAGGGTGTGAAGCTTAAGTcagcggcggcggaggtgcGGAGGGGTTGGGTGGCGGTGgttatttttggtttgtatgttgttttgttgtgttga
- the LOC125203049 gene encoding kinesin-like protein KIN-14N, with translation MASKNQNKPPPALSHSKPSGDEATVDKRRRIGGSKVTSGTVGRPQSRQAFSVVNGGQDPPPNSKPSGSSGADCGVIEFTKEDVEALLSEKPASKNKFNYNFKEKKEQMEDCIKRLKQCVRWFRQLEGNYVTEQEKLKNLLEVAEKKCSDVELLMKEKDNELNSIIMELRQNLDTLQENHTKVQLEKSEALDSLEREREAKLAAEKVQASLLEELKRTQEDNASNIQKIQSQNDMYKRLQEYNTSLQQYNSRLQSELNETNETLKHVEKEKAAVVENLSTLRGHHSSLQEQLATSRDSQNEAIKQKEALASEVTSLKGDLQKIRDDRDQQLFQVHALTAEVVKHRESTGKYVVELESVSGKMDELESTCLSQTVQIRQLEEQLAFAEKKLKLSDMSATETRSVFEEQKACIQELQNRLADAEFKIAEGEKLRKKLHNTILELKGNIRVFCRVRPFLSDDGVGADTKVISFPTATETMGRGIDVTQNGQKLAFTFDKAFMPDTSQQEVFVEISQLVQSALDGYKVCIFAYGQTGSGKTYTMMGKPESPDQRGLIPRTLEQVFETRQILQAQGWKYEMQVSMLEIYNETIRDLLAPNKSISDASRLENVKQYTIKHDANGNTHVSDLTIMDVRSSKEVSYLLDRAAQSRSVGKTQMNEQSSRSHFVFTLRIMGVNESTDQQVQGVLNLIDLAGSERLSKSGATGDRLKETQAINKSLSSLSDVIFALAKKEEHVPYRNSKLTYLLQPCLGGDSKTLMFVNVSPDPSSVGESICSLRFAARVNACEIGVPRRQTSLKSYSDSRLSIG, from the exons ATGGCTTCCAAGAACCAGAACAAGCCTCCTCCCGCTCTTTCACAT AGTAAGCCCAGTGGCGATGAGGCTACGGTGGATAAGAGGCGGCGGATTGGAGGCTCTAAAGTGACCTCTGGAACTGTGGGAAGGCCACAATCTCGGCAAGCATTTTCGGTGGTGAATGGGGGACAGGATCCACCTCCTAACAGTAAGCCATCGGGCAGCTCGGGTGCAGACTGTGGAGTTATTGAGTTCACCAAGGAGGATGTAGAGGCCTTGCTCAGCGAGAAGCCAgcaagtaaaaataaattcaactaCAACTTCAAG gaaAAGAAAGAACAAATGGAGGACTGCATTAAGAGGCTTAAGCAGTGTGTTAGGTGGTTCCGACAGTTGGAAGGAAATTATGTGACCGAGCAGGAGAAGCTCAAGAATTTGCTGGAAGTTGCAGAAAAGAAGTGCAGTGATGTGG AACTGCTGATGAAAGAGAAAGATAATGAATTGAATTCGATTATCATGGAGTTGCGGCAAAACCTAGACACACTGCAAGAAAATCATACTAAAGTGCAGCTAGAGAAATCG GAAGCATTGGATTCTTTAGAACGAGAAAGAGAGGCCAAACTTGCTGCTGAGAAAGTGCAAGCTTCCCTTCTAGAAGAGCTTAAGCGAACTCAAGAAGACAATGCTAGTAACATCCAGAAG ATACAATCACAAAATGATATGTACAAGAGGTTACAAGAGTACAACACAAGCTTACAACAATATAATAGTAGACTGCAGTCTGAACTTAATGAAACTAATGAGACACTAAAACATGTTGAGAAAGAGAAGGCGGCAGTTGTGGAAAACCTTAGTACACTGAGAGGCCATCATAGTTCTCTGCAAGAGCAACTTGCAACCTCAAGG GATTCGCAAAATGAAGCTATAAAACAAAAGGAGGCACTGGCTAGTGAAGTTACCAGCTTGAAAGGTGATTTGCAAAAAATAAGAGATGATCGTGATCAACAGCTGTTTCAAGTGCATGCTCTAACAGCTGAAGTAGTGAAGCACAGAGAATCTACTGGAAAATATGTTGTTGAGTTAGAGAGCGTCAGTGGCAAAATGGACGAGCTAGag TCAACTTGTTTGAGTCAAACAGTGCAAATTAGACAACTGGAGGAGCAGCTGGCGTTTGCAGAAAAGAAGCTGAAG CTATCAGACATGTCGGCCACAGAGACAAGATCTGTATTCGAGGAACAAAAGGCATGTATTCAAGAGTTACAAAACCGATTGGCTGATGCAGAGTTCAAAATCGCAGAAGGAGAAAAGCTTCGCAAAAAACTGCACAACACTATCTTG GAGTTGAAAGGGAACATCCGCGTTTTTTGTAGAGTGAGACCTTTTTTGTCAGATGATGGAGTTGGAGCTGACACAAAAGTTATCTCTTTCCCAACAGCTACAGAAACAATGGGTCGAGGCATTGATGTAACTCAAAATG GGCAAAAGCTTGCTTTCACTTTTGACAAAGCATTCATGCCTGATACGTCCCAACAAGAAGTTTTTGTGGAGATATCACAGCTTGTACAAAGTGCACTCGATGGCTATAAG GTTTGTATCTTTGCCTATGGGCAAACCGGTTCTGGCAAGACGTATACCATGATGGGCAAGCCAGAATCACCTGATCAAAGAGGTTTGATTCCGAGAACATTGGAACAGGTATTTGAGACTCGACAAATTCTGCAGGCCCAAGGATGGAAATATGAAATGCAG GTTTCAATGCTTGAGATATATAATGAAACAATCCGTGATCTGTTAGCCCCAAACAAATCAATCTCTGATGCATCTCGGCTAGAAAATGTGAAGCAATACACTATCAAACATGATGCAAATGGAAACACTCACGTTTCTGATCTTACAATCATGGATGTTCGTAGTAGCAAGGAGGTTTCGTACCTCTTAGACCGGGCAGCGCAGAGTAG GTCTGTAGGAAAGACACAAATGAATGAACAATCTTCAAGGAGCCATTTCGTCTTCACCTTGCGAATCATGGGTGTTAATGAG AGTACCGACCAACAAGTACAAGGTGTTCTGAATCTAATCGACCTTGCTGGTAGTGAGCGGTTATCCAAGAGTGGCGCTACTGGAGATCGGTTGAAAGAAACCCAG GCCATTAATAAAAGCTTATCGTCTCTAAGCGATGTTATATTTGCCTTGGCCAAGAAGGAGGAGCATGTGCCTTATAGGAACTCCAAACTAACCTATCTTCTCCAG CCTTGTTTAGGTGGAGACTCAAAGACGTTGATGTTTGTGAACGTGTCGCCGGATCCTTCATCAGTAGGTGAATCAATTTGTTCACTGAGGTTTGCTGCAAGAGTCAATGCTTGTGAAATAGGCGTGCCGAGGCGCCAAACAAGCCTCAAGTCTTACTCGGATTCTCGTCTGAGCATTGGCTGA
- the LOC125200643 gene encoding formin-like protein 5 has product MKIQERKWVFWFVAFAVLSAVVVAQSRMEEEEDPLVAYLVESGLINLEMGELLNENCRPQLKLAQKTLQDLELVSGKSSRTQMHQSVSILLPQVHQLLIDCARGKSIVLHNVEGEKSFGSRYTKYLKFMFDLPWSSTRRKLAQTPGEAPAPSPTSLSPSPAPSVPLPPTIIPSSPPPVIPFFHPDVNSSSPPALDEQTSPGASNQQSSNDKSHNRTVVIAVVVTASVTLVIVVVLFIFCRRCCGIGPGRGKNDERPLLSLSISDYSISSPQMSFGLGSSVDEQKLGNQSFNTKVNNNRVGGNYYGESHTLSNSKYEIPLEVRNGAATNLAGNSLMYEPDLLPLRPPPGRRDSKRHPANSAATPAPPPPNVPPMKSTAGAPPPPPGPPPPPPIPHGANAGPRPPPPPPILSGAKAGPPPPPPPGPGGPPPRPPPIGFKPPRPEPPGPNPPSVSTQETEAGSSKTKLKPFFWDKVLANPDHSMVWHQIKSGSFQFSEEMIENLFGYAPANNKTGAKKESSSQDAAPQYIQLIDPKKAQNLAILLKALNVTTEEVCDALEEGHELPSELVQNLLRMTPTSDEELKLRLYAGELSMLGPAERFLKVLVDIPFAFKRLECLLFMSTLQEEMTTLKESFAVLEAASSELRQNRLFFKLLEAVLKTGNRMNDGTFRGGAQAFKLDTLLKLADVKGTDGKTTLLHFVVQEIIRSEGARAARAAKETRSMSSVNSDDSAEDPSSESSDEHLRSLGLQVVSGLSSELENVRRAALLDSDSLTGTVSKLNHALDKARNILKSELKNIPPENGFHQTLRSFVQNAEVDVTWSREEEKRIMALVKSTADYFHGNSGKDEGLRLFVIVRDFLIILDKVCREVKAAPLKPSRAPRSGDATAAAPPDPRQAAAADPRQRLFPAIADRRVDTSSSDDEA; this is encoded by the exons ATGAAGATTCAAGAAAGGAAATGGGTGTTTTGGTTTGTGGCTTTTGCTGTGCTTTCAGCTGTGGTTGTAGCTCAAAGCAGgatggaggaagaagaagatccTTTGGTGGCCTATCTAGTAGAATCAGGGCTCATAAATCTGGAAATG GGTGAATTACTAAACGAAAATTGTCGGCCTCAGTTGAAACTAGCACAAAAAACTTTACAAGATCTTGAACTTGTGAGTGGTAAATCTTCGAGAACGCAAATGCACCAATCTGTCAGTATCTTATTACCTCAGGTTCATCAACTCCTTATAGATTGTGCAAGAGGGAAAAGTATCGTGCTTCATAATGTGGAAGGAGAAAAGAGTTTTGGTTCTCGGTATACCAAGTACTTGAAATTCATGTTCGACCTGCCCTGGTCTTCTACGAGACGCAAGCTAGCTCAGACTCCTGGAGAAGCACCCGCTCCATCGCCAACAAGTTTGTCACCAAGTCCAGCACCTTCAGTTCCTCTACCTCCGACTATTATTCCATCCAGTCCTCCTCCCGTCATTCCATTTTTCCATCCGGATGTAAACTCCAGTTCACCGCCAGCTTTGGATGAACAAACTTCTCCAGGTGCTTCTAACCAACAGTCGAGCAATGATAAATCCCACAACAGAACTGTTGTTATTGCCGTCGTGGTAACAGCTTCAGTGACGCTTGTCATTGTTGTGGTGCTCTTTATCTTCTGTCGCAGATGCTGCGGGATTGGTCCTGGGCGGGGTAAAAATGACGAGAGGCCTCTTCTCAGCTTAAGCATAAGCGACTACTCTATTT CCTCTCCACAGATGTCATTCGGTCTAGGAAGTTCCGTGGATGAACAAAAGCTCGGTAATCAGTCATTCAATACTAAAGTAAACAATAACAGAGTTGGTGGAAACTACTATGGAGAATCACATACTCTAAGCAATTCGAAATACGAGATCCCATTGGAAGTCAGGAATGGGGCTGCTACCAACTTAGCTGGAAACTCTTTGATGTATGAACCTGATTTACTTCCATTGAGGCCACCCCCCGGAAGGCGAGATTCTAAACGACATCCGGCCAATAGTGCTGCTACTCCTGCTCCTCCTCCACCCAATGTCCCACCAATGAAATCCACTGCTGGTGcacctcctccaccacctGGACCGCCTCCTCCACCTCCCATACCTCATGGTGCAAACGCTGGCCCTCGTCCGCCACCTCCACCTCCTATTCTGTCCGGTGCCAAGGCTGGTccaccgccaccaccacctccagGTCCTGGTGGCCCTCCACCTCGGCCACCACCTATTGGCTTCAAACCCCCTCGACCTGAGCCTCCCGGACCAAATCCTCCATCAGTTTCAACTCAAGAAACCGAGGCTGGTAGTAGTAAAACTAAACTGAAGCCATTCTTCTGGGACAAAGTGCTGGCTAACCCTGATCATTCGATGGTTTGGCATCAGATAAAATCCGGTTCCTTCCA GTTCAGTGAAGAGATGATAGAAAATCTATTTGGCTATGCTCCTGCAAATAACAAGACTGGAGCAAAGAAAGAGTCCTCGTCCCAAGATGCCGCACCacaatatattcaattaattgacCCCAAGAAGGCACAGAATCTGGCGATTCTACTTAAAGCGTTGAATGTTACTACAGAAGAAGTTTGTGATGCACTAGAAGAAG GTCACGAGCTTCCTTCGGAACTAGTTCAAAATCTACTAAGAATGACACCTACATCCGACGAAGAACTGAAACTGAGGCTCTATGCCGGCGAGCTTTCTATGCTGGGTCCCGCAGAGCGGTTTCTGAAAGTGTTGGTTGATATTCCATTTGCATTTAAGAGGCTAGAATGCTTGCTTTTCATGAGCACTCTTCAAGAAGAGATGACGACGCTAAAAGAATCTTTCGCGGTTTTGGAG GCTGCTAGTTCCGAGCTGCGACAAAACAGATTGTTTTTCAAGCTTCTGGAGGCCGTTCTCAAAACCGGGAATCGTATGAATGACGGGACTTTCCGTGGCGGTGCGCAAGCGTTCAAGCTCGACACGCTTCTCAAGTTAGCAGACGTGAAAGGAACAGACGGAAAAACTACACTTTTACACTTTGTCGTCCAGGAAATAATCCGTTCCGAAGGCGCAAGAGCTGCACGAGCAGCGAAAGAGACGAGGAGCATGTCCAGCGTCAACTCTGATGACTCGGCCGAGGATCCCTCTAGCGAATCCTCGGACGAGCATTTGAGGAGCCTCGGCCTCCAGGTGGTCTCCGGCCTGAGCAGCGAGCTCGAGAACGTCAGGAGGGCCGCGCTACTCGACTCCGACAGCTTAACAGGAACGGTTTCCAAGCTCAACCACGCGCTGGATAAAGCTCGTAACATCCTGAAATCAGAACTGAAGAACATACCTCCAGAAAACGGCTTCCATCAGACGCTGAGGAGCTTCGTGCAGAACGCTGAGGTCGACGTGACTTGGTCGCGCGAGGAAGAGAAGCGGATAATGGCGTTAGTGAAGAGCACCGCGGACTACTTCCATGGGAACTCCGGGAAGGACGAGGGGCTGAGGCTATTCGTCATTGTTCGCGATTTCCTCATAATTTTGGATAAAGTATGCAGAGAAGTGAAAGCTGCGCCACTCAAGCCGAGCAGAGCGCCAAGGAGTGGAGATGCAACGGCAGCTGCTCCTCCTGATCCGCGACAGGCTGCTGCAGCGGATCCTCGACAGCGACTTTTCCCGGCCATCGCTGATAGGCGAGTAGATACGTCGAGTTCAGACGACGAAGCGTAG
- the LOC125201534 gene encoding probable histone H2A.1: MAGRGKTLGSGAAKKATSRSSKAGLQFPVGRIARFLKAGKYAERVGAGAPVYLAAVLEYLAAEVLELAGNAARDNKKTRIVPRHIQLAVRNDEELSKLLGDVTIANGGVMPNIHNLLLPKKTGSSKPSAADED; this comes from the exons ATGGCGGGTCGTGGAAAGACGCTGGGATCCGGAGCGGCCAAGAAGGCCACATCTCGAAGCAGCAAGGCCGGTCTCCAGTTTCCCGTCGGTCGTATCGCTCGGTTTCTCAAGGCTGGAAAATACGCCGAGCGCGTCGGCGCCGGCGCTCCTGTCTACCTCGCCGCCGTCCTCGAGTACCTCGCAGCTGAG GTTCTTGAATTGGCTGGAAACGCTGCGAGGGACAACAAGAAGACGAGGATTGTCCCGAGACACATCCAGCTGGCTGTGAGGAACGACGAGGAGCTGAGCAAGCTTCTCGGAGATGTCACCATCGCCAACGGCGGAGTTATGCCCAATATCCACAACCTGCTGCTCCCAAAGAAGACTGGATCGTCGAAGCCCTCTGCAGCCGATGAGGATTAG
- the LOC125202430 gene encoding uncharacterized protein LOC125202430, translated as MGEKKKKDTPATVWFSLKKSLHCKSEPSDVHNPKTKKQLSSILTRKSGRSGCSRSIANLKDVIHGSKRHLDRPPSCSPRSIGSSEFLNPIAHEVILSNTRCELKITGFGGGGGGAAAGENGGGSTYVGTLRPGTPGPGGHPTMHYFNPSFRNSATPPRKAAEREGLPPQKRPSFEKDGGNGGGNGVTCHKCGEHFSKWEALESHHLSNHAVTELIEGDSSRKIVEIICRSSWLKTESHCVRIDRVLKVHNMQKTLARFEDYRESVKAKASKLPKKHPRCLADGNELLRFHGTTLTCSLGLSGSSSLCISEKCSVCRIIREGFSTKRELKGGVGVFTTSTSGRAFESIEIPNEDPGVRKALIVCRVIAGRVHRPLENIGDIAGQTGFDSLAGKVGLYSNIEELYLLNHKALLPCFVVICKS; from the exons ATgggggagaagaagaagaaggataCGCCGGCGACGGTGTGGTTCTCCCTGAAGAAGTCGCTCCACTGCAAATCGGAGCCGTCGGATGTCCACAATCCGAAGACGAAGAAGCAGCTGAGCTCAATCCTGACGAGGAAATCCGGCAGATCGGGCTGCTCGAGGTCGATTGCGAATTTGAAGGATGTGATTCACGGCAGCAAGAGGCACCTCGACCGCCCCCCCAGCTGCAGCCCTAGATCCATCGGGAGCAGCGAGTTTCTCAACCCGATTGCTCACGAGGTCATTCTCAGCAACACGAGGTGCGAGCTGAAGATCACCGGcttcggcggcggcggtggcggcgccgccgccggagAAAACGGCGGTGGGTCGACGTATGTTGGGACGCTGAGGCCCGGGACGCCTGGCCCCGGAGGCCACCCCACGATGCATTACTTCAATCCTTCGTTTAGGAACTCCGCGACGCCGCCGAGGAAGGCGGCGGAGAGGGAGGGGCTTCCGCCGCAGAAACGGCCCTCTTTTGAGAAAGACGGCGGCAACGGCGGCGGAAATGGCGTGACGTGTCACAAATGTGGAGAGCATTTTTCGAAGTGGGAAGCTCTTGAGTCGCATCACCTTTCCAACCATGCTG TGACAGAGCTAATAGAGGGGGATTCATCAAGGAAGATAGTAGAGATAATCTGCAGATCAAGCTGGCTAAAAACAGAGAGCCACTGCGTAAGAATCGACAGGGTTTTGAAAGTCCACAATATGCAGAAAACCCTAGCTCGATTCGAGGACTACCGGGAGAGCGTCAAGGCGAAGGCGAGCAAGCTCCCGAAGAAGCACCCTCGCTGCCTGGCCGACGGGAACGAGCTCCTAAGGTTCCACGGCACCACACTAACTTGCTCCCTCGGCCTGAGCGGCTCGTCGAGCCTCTGCATCTCCGAGAAGTGCAGTGTGTGTCGCATCATCCGGGAGGGGTTCTCGACCAAGAGAGAGCTCAAGGGTGGGGTGGGAGTGTTCACGACCTCCACGAGTGGGAGGGCGTTCGAGTCCATTGAGATCCCGAATGAGGATCCTGGTGTTAGGAAGGCGTTGATTGTGTGCAGGGTGATCGCGGGGAGGGTGCACCGCCCTCTGGAGAACATCGGGGACATAGCCGGGCAGACGGGGTTCGACTCGCTGGCGGGGAAAGTTGGGCTCTACTCCAACATTGAGGAGCTTTACTTGCTCAATCACAAGGCTTTGTTGccttgttttgtggttatttgcaaGAGCTGA
- the LOC125219675 gene encoding putative anthocyanidin reductase has protein sequence MEQKTYCVTGATGYIGSWLVSSLLQRGCTVHATFRNPEKVSHFLKVWPSRERLRLFKADLQEDGSFDEAIRGCDGVFHVSASMEFRVSSATQDLDNHVKTQITDPAIEGALNVLKSCLKASVTVKRVVFTSSISTLTAKDSSGKWVSVVDESSQTPVDQVLKTKASGWVYALSKLLSEEASFQFAKENGIHLISVITTTVGGPFLTPTVPSSLRVLLSPLTGDPNFLPIFSSVNARMGSIALVHIEDICNAHVFLMEHADAEGRYLCCARSCVASELTELLKKVYPSSTTLRDEGVAKDSSAPSIISSKKIREIGFEYKHGVEDVINETVKSCVDCGFLPPL, from the exons ATGGAGCAGAAGACATACTGTGTGACTGGAGCAACTGGCTACATCGGATCATGGCTGGTCAGCTCTCTCCTCCAACGAGGCTGCACTGTCCATGCCACTTTCCGCAATCCCG AAAAGGTATCCCATTTCTTGAAGGTGTGGCCAAGCAGGGAGAGATTGAGGCTCTTCAAGGCTGATTTGCAGGAGGATGGCAGCTTTGATGAGGCGATACGAGGCTGTGATGGTGTGTTTCATGTCTCAGCCTCGATGGAGTTTCGGGTGTCGTCTGCTACACAAGATCTCG ATAACCACGTCAAGACACAGATCACAGATCCGGCTATTGAAGGCGCTCTCAATGTACTAAAATCTTGCTTAAAAGCCTCTGTCACCGTTAAGAGGGTTGTGTTCACGTCATCAATAAGCACATTGACCGCAAAAGACAGCTCGGGAAAATGGGTGTCCGTAGTGGACGAATCATCCCAGACACCCGTTGATCAAGTTCTCAAGACTAAAGCCAGCGGCTGG GTGTATGCGTTGTCCAAGCTTTTGTCAGAAGAGGCGTCGTTCCAGTTCGCGAAGGAGAATGGTATTCACCTGATATCGGTCATAACAACAACTGTTGGTGGTCCTTTCCTCACTCCCACAGTCCCATCGAGCCTTCGAGTCCTTCTTTCCCCTCTAACAG GTGATCCGAACTTTCTccctattttttcttctgttAACGCAAGAATGGGGTCGATTGCTTTGGTTCACATCGAAGACATATGCAATGCACATGTATTCCTCATGGAGCACGCGGATGCTGAAGGGCGATACCTATGCTGTGCTCGGAGTTGTGTAGCATCCGAACTGACCGAGCTCCTCAAAAAAGTGTATCCTTCTTCAACTACACTCAG GGATGAGGGCGTCGCGAAGGACTCATCAGCCCCGAGCATAATCTCTTCGAAGAAGATTAGAGAGATAGGATTTGAGTACAAGCATGGCGTTGAAGATGTGATCAATGAAACTGTCAAGAGCTGTGTGGATTGTGGGTTTCTACCACCCCTTTGA